A window from Cydia amplana chromosome 12, ilCydAmpl1.1, whole genome shotgun sequence encodes these proteins:
- the LOC134652838 gene encoding UDP-xylose and UDP-N-acetylglucosamine transporter — MNIKAALAICMVFVGCCSNVVFLELVVKEDPGAGNLVTFLQFLFIAFCGFCTVGKFGFAKRNIPFKQYLILVGFFWTSSVANNYAFDFNISMPLHMIFRAGSLMANMAMGVWILKKQYPALKYLAIFMISAGIAICTIQSSGEVKAPRETHSDAEEEERLKFIDWLWWCLGIAILTFALFVSARMGIFQESLYTKHGKHPWEALYYAHLLPLVIWLPSAPNLIGHVKLATETAPVNVLGFTMPVQVLWLLLYVVTQGLCISSVYVLTTECASLTVTLTVTLRKFVSLLFSIVYFKNPFTIGHWIGTLLVFIGTMIFTELLQKFVALFLPAKVDDKKKKK, encoded by the coding sequence ATGAATATCAAGGCAGCTTTGGCCATATGTATGGTCTTCGTCGGATGTTGTTCCAACGTAGTTTTTCTTGAATTGGTTGTGAAAGAAGACCCAGGCGCTGGAAATTTGGTGACATTCCTACAATTCTTATTCATCGCATTTTGCGGTTTTTGCACCGTTGGAAAATTCGGTTTCGCGAAAAGGAACATACCATTCAAGCAATACCTGATTTTAGTTGGATTTTTCTGGACAAGCAGCGTGGCTAACAATTATGCGTTCGATTTCAACATATCTATGCCTTTACACATGATTTTTAGAGCGGGGTCCCTAATGGCGAACATGGCAATGGGTGTATGGATTTTGAAGAAGCAATACCCAGCGTTGAAATACTTGGCTATCTTCATGATATCTGCTGGTATAGCGATATGCACTATACAGTCGAGTGGAGAAGTTAAAGCCCCTAGAGAAACGCATTCAGAtgcagaagaagaagaaagattGAAATTCATAGATTGGCTATGGTGGTGTCTAGGCATAGCCATATTGACTTTTGCTTTATTCGTATCAGCCCGTATGGGTATTTTCCAAGAATCCTTATACACTAAACATGGAAAGCATCCTTGGGAAGCGCTGTACTACGCTCATTTATTACCGTTAGTAATCTGGCTACCATCAGCTCCAAATTTAATAGGACATGTCAAATTAGCGACAGAAACTGCCCCAGTGAATGTCCTAGGCTTTACGATGCCTGTTCAAGTATTATGGCTGCTTTTGTACGTAGTTACTCAAGGTCTATGTATAAGTTCAGTGTATGTTTTGACCACTGAATGTGCGTCTCTGACTGTGACTTTGACAGTGACTTTAAGAAAGTTTGTGTCACTTTTGTTTTCAATAGTTTACTTTAAGAATCCGTTTACGATCGGACATTGGATTGGGACACTTTTAGTTTTTATCGGTACTATGATATTTACTGAATTACTGCAGAAGTTTGTCGCTCTGTTCTTGCCGGCTAAAGTTGATgataaaaagaagaagaagtag